The following is a genomic window from Trueperaceae bacterium.
CGTCCAGCAACCGCTACACCCTCGACTCGCCCGCCGCGGTGGAGGCCATGACCTTCCTGCAGGGGATGTTCGCGGACGGTTGCGCCCAGCTCGTGACGGAGGCGTACGGCGACCAGACCGACTTCGGCAACGGCCGCCTGCTGTTCACCGTCTCCTCCAGCTCGGGTCTGCCCTTCTACCAGAGCGCCGTCGACTCCGGTGCTGGCTTCGAGTGGAGCGTGGCTGCCATACCGCACACCACCCCCGAGCCGGTGATGAACATCTACGGCGCCAGCGTCAGCATGCCGTCCGGCCACAGCCCCGAATCCACCCTCGCCGCCTGGCTGTTCCTCAAGTACTACACGGGCACCAAGGCGCAGACCGAGTGGGCCATCGCCAGCCAGTACTTCCCCGTCCGCAAGAGCGTCGCGGCGGGCCTGACCGACTTCTTCGACTCCCTGCCCCCCTACAAGACGGCGTTCGATCTCCTGCCTTACGGCATCTCGGAACCCAACGTCCCGGGTTACGACCCCGTGCGCGACAGCATCGCCGCCGAGATGTCGGCCATCGTCGACGGCGCCGACGTGACCGAGACCCTGCACATACTCAACGGCGAGGCGAACCTGATCCTCGACGACCAGCTCTCGCAGCTGCCCGTTCATTGAGCGACGGCGCCGCTGCACCGCTGCGCCGCTGCACCGGCCGGGGCGAGCCGCTGCGCCGCCTTGCCGCCGGGACGTGCTACCCGGCGGCACGCACCTAGGGCGTAGCCTGGACGGGTGCCCGCCGCCCTCTACCTGCACGTGCCGTTCTGCCCGAGCATCTGCCCCTACTGCGACTTCCACAAGATGCTCAGGCACGAGGGGCTGGTGGCGCGCTACCTCGATCGCCTCGAGGAGGAGGCGGCCCAGACCGCTAGCCTCCACCCCGACGCCCCCGCCACCGTCTACCTCGGCGGCGGCACCCCTTCGCACCTGACCGACCCGGAGCTGGCGCGCGTGTTCGGCGCCCTGCGCGCCGGGTGGGGCGACGCGATCGGCGCTGCCGAGACGACCCTCGAGGCGGACCCCCTGACCTTCGACGCCGCGCGCCTGGAGTCGTTCCGACAGCTGGGCGTGAGCCGGCTGTCCATCGGCCTTCAGTCGACCGACGACTCCACGCTGGCGTTCCTGGGCCGCGTGCACGACGGGGCGCAGGGCCTCGCCGCCGTCGGGCTCGCGCTCGCCGCCGGCCTGCGCGTCAACGTGGACGTCATCATGGCCGTGCCTGGCCAGGACCTCGCCACGGACCTGCAGCGGGTGTTGGACCTGGGCGCCAGGCACGTGAGCGTCTACAGCCTGACGATCGAGCCCAACACGCCGTTCGCGCTGCGCGGGGTGCGCGTCGACCCCGACGCCGACGCCGACGCCTTCGAGCTGGCGGCCGAGGTGTTGGCCGGGTACGGGCTCGAGCGCTACGAGGTGAGCAACTTCGCGGTCCCCGGCGAGGAGTCCAGGCACAACCTCGCCTACTGGCGCGGCGAGCCGTACCTGGGCCTGGGACCGTCCGCCGCCGCCTACCTGCCGGGCGGCGACTTCGGGGTGCGCACCAAGAACCCTCCCATCAAGGGCTGGCTCATGGGCGCGCCGGCGGAACGGGAGGAGCTCGGCCCGGACGACTACGTCCTCGAGCGCCTCCTCACCGGCCTGCGCACGCGCGAGGGGGTCGACCTGGCGGCGCTGGAGGGGCGGGTCGGCGTGCGGCTCGCCGACCTCGCTCCCGCCTGGTGGCACGACGTGCTGCGCCACGGCCTGGTGACGACCGACGGGAACCGCCTCCGGGCCGCCCCCGCGGGCCTGGAGCGCCTCGACGGCCTGCTGCGCACCTTCGTGCGCAGCAGGCTGGCGGTGGGAGCGCTACTCGGTTGAGGACCCGCGCCGGACCGCGCGCCGAGCGCGCCCTCACCGGCGACGCCCGGCCCCGCCAAGCTCAGCCCTCGCCCACCGCCCCGTGCGCGGTCGCGCGCGCCTGCTCCAGGATGCGGACCAGGACGGAGCCGGCCGCCAGGTCGAGCACGCCCGGCTCCTGCAGCTGGGCCAACGCCAGCTCGTAACGCTTGAAGCTGCCCGCCGTCTTGAGGAAGTCGTCGAGGGCGGCGGCCATGCCGGCGCCCTCCTCGCGCCGCGCCGCCAGGTAGGCGGCCGTCAGGCCGCGCTGCACGGACCTCACGTCCATCACGAGCCCCACCAGCGCCACCTGCTCCCACGGCCCGCTGCTGGCGAGCGCCTCGATGCTCTCGCGCAGCCAGCCGAGTTGCAGGCGCTCACCGAGGTGGTAGTACCGCTCGGCGGCGTGCGTGAGCGGCACCCCCGCCTGGCGCGCGACGTCGATGATCCCAGCGCTATCGGGAAGGTAGGCGAAGCTGGCCACGAGGGCGGCGTCGTCGCGCTCGAACCCCAGCTCCTCCAGGTCGTCGGTGGCCGCGGCGTACCGCACCCGCTCCCCGTCGGGGAGGTAGGCGTCCAGCGACGCGCGCAGCTCCTGGAGCGGCGCCCGGTACGAGCTGACCACGGCCTCGAAATCGCCGTGCCCGACGTCGTTGAAGAGCAACCACGCCACCACGCCCTCGACGGCGGCCACCAGCTGGTCGATGGCGGCGTAGTACGCGTCCGCGGGCACGGAGCCCGCGCGGGCGTCGAGGTGGTCGCGGACGCGCTTGGCGTCGATCAGTTCCAGCGCGATGAGGGTGGCGCGCACGACCTCGATGGGCGTGACGCCGTTGTGCCTCGTGGCCTTGTGCACGAAGCCGAGGCCCAGCTGATCGACCAGGGTGTTGGTGATCACGGTCGCCACGATCTCCCTGTGCAGGCGGTGGCCCTCGATGGCGGCCGGGAAGCGGCTACGCAGCGCCTGCGGGAAGTAGTCGAGCAGGTAGTGCTGCAGGTGTGGCTCGGACGGCAGGTCCGTCTCGAGGAGGCGCCTATACAACCCCATCTTCACGTACGCCAACATGATGGCGAGCTCCGGTCGCGTCAGCCCGAGGCCGGCGCGGCGCCGCTCCTCCAGCTGCCGGGCCGACGGCAGGTTCTCGACGTGCGGGTTGAGCCCGGCCGCCCCCACCAGGTAGTCGAGCAGCGAGGCGTAGAGCTCGAGGTCGTCGCGGCTGGCGCGCTGCCCGAGGCTGAGGGCGAGGGCCTGAGCCCGGTTGTGGCTCAGCACCAGCCCGGCCACCTCCTCCGTCATCTCCTTCAGCAGTGCGTCGCGCTCCGCCAGCGTGACCTCGCCCCCGGCCACCAGCGGCTGGAAGAGGATCTTGATGTTGACCTCGTGGTCGGAGGTGTCGACCCCGGCGCTGTTGTCGATGGCGTCGGTGTCGATCCGCCCTCCGCCAAGCGCGTACTCGATGCGGCCCAACTGCGTGAAGCCGAGGTTCCCCCCCTCGCCCACGACGGTCGCCCTGAGCTCGGCGCCGTCGACGCGCACGCCGTCGTTGGCCGAGTCGCCCACCTCGGGGTTGCGCTCGATCGAGGCCTTCACGTAGGTGCCGATGCCGCCGTTGTAGAGGAGGTCGACGTCCATGCGCAACACGGCCCTGATGAGGTCCTGGCCGCTCAGGGCGTCGTCGTCGACCCCGAGCATGGCCTTCACCTCGGGCGTGAGCGGGATCGACTTGGCTGCGCGCTCGTGCACTCCCCCGCCGCGGCTGATCTTGCCGCGATCGTAGTCGGCCCAGGTCGAGCGCGGCAGCTCGAAGAGCCGCTTGCGCTCCGCGAACGCCTGGACGGGGTCGGGGTCGGGGTCGAGGAACACGTGCATGTGGTTGAAGGCGGCCTGCAGCTTGACGCGGTCCGTGTAGAGCATGCCGTTGCCGAACACGTCACCCGACATGTCGCCGATGCCGACCGCCGTGAAGGTGTCGGCGAACACGTCGAGGCCCAGCTCCGCGAAGTGGCGCTTGACGGCCTCCCAGGCCCCGCGCGCCGTTATGCCCATGCCCTTGTGGTCGTACCCGGCGCTGCCGCCCGACGCGAAGGCGTCGCCGAGCCAGAAACCGTACTCGTGGGCGGTGGCGTTGGCGAGGTCGGAGAAGGCGGCCGTGCCCTTGTCGGCGGCCACCACCAGGTACGGGTCGGGTTCGTCGTAGATGACCATGCCCGGTGGGGGCACGGCCTCGCCGGCGACGAGGTTGTCGGTCACGTCGAGCAGCCCGCGGATGTAGGTCTGGTACTGGGCACGCACGAAGTCGCGGAGCTCGTCCCGACCTGCGGGGGCGCCCTTCACCACGAACCCGCCCTTGGAGCCGACGGGCACGATCACGGCGTTCTTGGTCGTCTGCGTCTTGAGGAGCCCAAGCACCTCGGTCCGGAAGTCGTCCGGGCGGTCGGACCAACGGATGCCGCCGCGAGCGACCCGCCCGCCGCGCAGGTGCGTGCCCTCGACCTGCGGGGCGCTCACGGCTATCTCGAACATCGGCCGTGGCTCCGGCATCGTGGCCACCTTGGCGGAGTCGATCTTGAAGCTGATGCGGGGGTGGCCGGCGAAGTAGTTGGTGCGCACGCTGGCCGCCATGAGGTCGAGCAGGCCACGCAGCGCGCCGTCCTCGGCGAGCGACGACACGGTGGCGAGCGAGTCGATCGCCGCCTGGTGAGCGGCCGCCACGGCTCCCACGCGGGCCGCGGCGCGGGCGTCCGTGCCGGGAGCGGGGTCGAAGCGCGCCTCGAAGTAGCGCATCAGGCGGGCGGCCACGTCGGGATGCCCGAGGAGCGCGTCCGTGATGAACGAGCGGCTCGTGACCGGGTTCACTTGCGAGTAGTACATCTGGTAGGCGCGCAGGAGCGCCACCTGCCTGATCGTCAGG
Proteins encoded in this region:
- the hemW gene encoding radical SAM family heme chaperone HemW → MPAALYLHVPFCPSICPYCDFHKMLRHEGLVARYLDRLEEEAAQTASLHPDAPATVYLGGGTPSHLTDPELARVFGALRAGWGDAIGAAETTLEADPLTFDAARLESFRQLGVSRLSIGLQSTDDSTLAFLGRVHDGAQGLAAVGLALAAGLRVNVDVIMAVPGQDLATDLQRVLDLGARHVSVYSLTIEPNTPFALRGVRVDPDADADAFELAAEVLAGYGLERYEVSNFAVPGEESRHNLAYWRGEPYLGLGPSAAAYLPGGDFGVRTKNPPIKGWLMGAPAEREELGPDDYVLERLLTGLRTREGVDLAALEGRVGVRLADLAPAWWHDVLRHGLVTTDGNRLRAAPAGLERLDGLLRTFVRSRLAVGALLG
- a CDS encoding NAD-glutamate dehydrogenase, translating into MTISEYLETLDTKDPRLKRFAEALYEKADDARFGAHGSEWLTALAGSGLRFLEALGTDELSVAAFEPTRAVNGWDSPHAVLMLALKDRPFIVDSVQAELRRQRVALVDQLHPTLPVTRDAAGNVTALGEAGAPREAFEVFFLVPPDDPSTLGNVADGVRRVLGDVILATDDYQAMLERTRDAAAYLRALVVPEGATVEGTAPDEVREDADFLEWLEDDNFVFLGYREYDVVNLGGRPALKIADGSGLGVLSKESRSAYREPVALDQLPADLSARVTGGRLFLVTKANAEATVHRPRRMDYVGVKKLDAQGRVVGERRFVGLFTTKGLAAPVDEVPILRRKLAQVLERDQAIPGSHDYKAIVAAYGGLPREELFWMDVAQVHADVRTVMRLGQDSSARLTLHEDPLGRGLAAMVVMPHESFSDDVRRSVQAFLMGALGATRVDSRIALGEDEGHARFHFFFTTAKRLADVDLGDLERQVQLLARSWQDDLRERLVAAGDAAVGQQLADRYLAAFDERYRANVAPEHAVTDVLNLEQLARVPRVVDLHAVAPSADGTQALLRVYHRGHGLALSDVLPVLENVGLRVIEQYPYEMVIEGRQCGVDVYTVANAAGRELDVAAVKPRMVEALEALLARDVENDRLNRLVLHAGLTIRQVALLRAYQMYYSQVNPVTSRSFITDALLGHPDVAARLMRYFEARFDPAPGTDARAAARVGAVAAAHQAAIDSLATVSSLAEDGALRGLLDLMAASVRTNYFAGHPRISFKIDSAKVATMPEPRPMFEIAVSAPQVEGTHLRGGRVARGGIRWSDRPDDFRTEVLGLLKTQTTKNAVIVPVGSKGGFVVKGAPAGRDELRDFVRAQYQTYIRGLLDVTDNLVAGEAVPPPGMVIYDEPDPYLVVAADKGTAAFSDLANATAHEYGFWLGDAFASGGSAGYDHKGMGITARGAWEAVKRHFAELGLDVFADTFTAVGIGDMSGDVFGNGMLYTDRVKLQAAFNHMHVFLDPDPDPVQAFAERKRLFELPRSTWADYDRGKISRGGGVHERAAKSIPLTPEVKAMLGVDDDALSGQDLIRAVLRMDVDLLYNGGIGTYVKASIERNPEVGDSANDGVRVDGAELRATVVGEGGNLGFTQLGRIEYALGGGRIDTDAIDNSAGVDTSDHEVNIKILFQPLVAGGEVTLAERDALLKEMTEEVAGLVLSHNRAQALALSLGQRASRDDLELYASLLDYLVGAAGLNPHVENLPSARQLEERRRAGLGLTRPELAIMLAYVKMGLYRRLLETDLPSEPHLQHYLLDYFPQALRSRFPAAIEGHRLHREIVATVITNTLVDQLGLGFVHKATRHNGVTPIEVVRATLIALELIDAKRVRDHLDARAGSVPADAYYAAIDQLVAAVEGVVAWLLFNDVGHGDFEAVVSSYRAPLQELRASLDAYLPDGERVRYAAATDDLEELGFERDDAALVASFAYLPDSAGIIDVARQAGVPLTHAAERYYHLGERLQLGWLRESIEALASSGPWEQVALVGLVMDVRSVQRGLTAAYLAARREEGAGMAAALDDFLKTAGSFKRYELALAQLQEPGVLDLAAGSVLVRILEQARATAHGAVGEG